The DNA region GAACATGCGCTTCCAACCCTGTGGTTCAGTGGTCATGTTTGTAGGGTTGGGGATTAATGTCACGATGCTATAGTGTAAATGTGGCGGTTTGCCCGCAGCATTCCCTGAGTTGCCTACTCGACCAATCTTGAGATGCCCAGCTTAATGGCGTTGTGTTTATTGCTTGCAGATGGGCGTAATAATGCACCTGCCATTGCGGGCTGAGAACAGCCACTACCTTACCGCCCATGTCGATATTGCCTGTAAATATGACTAATCCACCTATGCTTGAAAGCACTGGTGTGCCGTGTTTTGCAAAGATATCGATACCTTTATGAACACCAGACTTCCCCCAAGGGTAATGCCAAAAGCTATGCTGGTTCCAATCTAGAGGCGTGGCAGCCTCTACAGAGATGATGCCTTTGGGCTTGATGTTACAGGCGACAATGATGGCAATAAAGAATAAGAGATATAGTTTTTTCATTATAGATAACACTTAAATTAGGCTAGTGAGAAGTACATGTGAGTGATGGCAATCTGATGCAAGCATTCACATGTGCGAAGCCCAGTCCTTCTCGTTGCGAACGAAGGGCTGGGCGTTTATTTAGTTGCTATCTAGCGTTAGTTGTTATCAATGCTACCAATTTGGTACCAATCTACTTTTCTTGTCACTACCATGGTGAGTGCGAGTAAGCCAAAGACTAGAAGTGTGCCCATCAGCAGTGCGTTATCTTCTGAGGCTAATATGCCGTATAAGGCGCCATATAAAGTAATGAGCATGGTGCTAAACATAAAGCCATGCATTTTGCTTTTTAGTACATGGCTTAAGTAATAGCCAAGTAAAACCACACATGACAAGCTTGCAGCAAGGTAAGACCAAGCAAAGCCAATATGCTCTGAGAATGAAATCAGTAATAAATAGAATAGCGCCATACTTAGACCAACCAATGTATATTGAGCTGGGTGGATGCGTAGTCGTTTTAGGATTTCAAAGATAAAAAAACCTGCAAATGTTAGGCCAATGAATAGTAAGCCATATTTAGTTGCGCGGTCGGCTTGGCTGTATACGTTAATTGGCTCAACAAAGCTGACTGAGAGCGATTCAAGCTGGCTACCAGCATCTGTCATTGATTTATTCGAGTTGGCAGTCGCGGCATCCCAGCGTTTAGCTAATGTGTTGGTAAGCGCTGCTTGATTGCTGCTGGAAAGGGATGATATCTCCCAATGTGCTTCAAACCCTGCTGGTGTAATCTTTTGTGTTGCTGCATCTGGTAAAAAACTACCGCTGAAATGTGGGTGCCTCCAGCTTGATTGCAGTGATATCTTGTTGTTTTCTGCAATAGGAGAAAAGTTAAAGTTTTCCATGCCTCGTAGATTTAGATTAAATTCAAAAGGAATGTTTTGCGCGGTCTCTGCTGTAATGACGCCAATCGTTACATGGATGCCGTTGCCTAAAGATTCAATACTGCTGCCTTGCTCAAACTTTAAAGCTTGGTTGTTCCATGTGAAATTTGGCTGACCTGTAATCCCACGTGTATCACTAATGCCTAATGCGATGTATGCGGGCTGAAAGGTAACTTTTCCATCTTCGTGCGCAGGATATATATTGAGATTTGCAGGTAGTTTGAAATTACCTGTGACCTTACCACCCAGCTGGTACATTAAGGCTTTGTAGATGCCTAGCTTTTTGTATTCATTAGAGAAACCACCAGTCAGTTCAAGGTTTTCTGGCAGGTAGTAGGCAATAGAGGACTCCCGCTTACTGATAGGTGTTAATACTTTAGTACCTGTAGCATTAAACTCCTCGTTGTACTCTATGTATTCCTCTGTGTATGGCACTGCTAATACAGGCCCAATAATGGTTTGTGTGCCAGCTGAGCTTTGCGCGATGTTTCGTTTTACATCTGCTTGCCGAGTTTGACGTTCAATAATGAGCGAGTTAACGTAACTTACTGCCCACGACATAAGAACAGTCAGTAAGAAAATGCCTAATACTTTTAAAAAAAATGGTCGATTCATGATGTGCTCCTGATGTGTTCTGGAGCTTGTAGAATAGAGCGCTAACGTGAAGTGTTAATGCGCCTGTGTGAAGCGAGTGTGAAGTGGGCTTAAGTTTAGAACGTAATCGTTGCTTTAGCCCCACCTTCTTGGGCGTTGCCAACTGTTAATGTACCACCATGCAATAGCACGACTTCTTTGACAAAATTCAAACCCAAGCCAGTACTTTTCTGACCCGCGCTGGTAGAGTATTCTGGGCGTGGAAGCGAGTAAAACTTATCAAAGATTTTATCAATTGCAAATTCAGGGATGCCTGAACCTTGGTCTTTAATGCTTAATACTAGGTGATTTTGTTCTCGCTCTAGTTGAATGATGATGGTGCTTTGGTTGGGGCTAAAATCCAGTGCATTTTCAAGCAGATTGTTGATTGCCTGGCTTAATAAAAAGCGGTCACCCTCAAATATGCCATCATCACTCGCAAGTAATTCAAACTGAATGCCACGCTTGGACGCCTTGTCCTTCAGTAGCTGCATTTGGTCTGTGATTAGGTCCTTCATGTGCACGCTAGTGCGGTGTGCCAGTTGTTGCTGATGCTCCAGTGCCGCTAAACCTAAAATGTTTTGTATCATTTTTTGCAGTCGTAGCGATTGTGTTTGAATGTTGCCTAAAAAGCGTTGCTGGTCTGCTGCTGGCATGTCAGGCGACATTAATTCGCTTGCCGCCTGAATCGCGGTGATTGGGCTTTTAAGCTCGTGCGTGATCTGATGTATAGCATCTTGTACATGCTGTTTACCATCCAGCTCATGGCGCATGGATTGCATCGCGTTGGCTAACTCAGCAAGTTCATCATTGCTGGAGCTGGGGTTGCTTGCTTTTTTACCTTGGGCTACGGCAATCGCGTAGTCTCGTAACCGATGAATGGCACGGGTAAAGCGCCATGTGAACAGCATGCCGATAGCGAGTGATAGTACAAACAGCAATAAGCCCCAGCGCATGATTTTTAGTTGCGCACGTTCAATAAATGGCAATAAAGTACGGTTAGGTTTAGCAACCGTTAGTGAGCCGATGATTTTTTTGCCATCTTTAATCGGTGCTGCAATGTACATAATGCTATCTCCGTGCTCATCGCCAGCAACCACAGGGCTGGAACGTACACCATATTTTCCGCGTAACGTGAGGTAAACATCATTCCAGCGTGAATAGTCATGGCCTAATGCAATGTTCGCCGAGTCATAAATCACAATGCCTTGTGTGTTTGTAATGTAAATACGATAGTCAGTCGAGTCTTTGTGTACACCCCAAATGTTGGCTGTGTTCGGGTTGCTGAGATATTGTTTGATGGCTTGAGAAAAGTTACCCGTTTGTATCGTTCCCGTTTTAACCTCATTGCTTGCAAGAGAGGCTAGCACGTTAGCCGTATCTACTAGGGTGTTTTCCATGGCTTGCCGCACACCTGGTTTAACCTCATCGACAAAAATGGTTAGCACAAACCATGCAGCCAACCCTACTAGTAAGAAGTAGCCTAAAAATATCTTCAAGCTGATTGTCATGTTGAAAGGTAATCGCATCATTAATTAGTTGAGCAAGCTATAGCCCATGCCTCTATGGGTGACAATCACGTCAGATTCGGCATTCACTTCACGTAACTTAGCGCGTAAGGTTTTAATATGCGCGTCTACCGTACGTTCTAACGTATTCTCTGCATTTACCCACACAATATCCATCAATTGATTGCGAGAAAACACGCGCTGTGGCTGGTTAATCATTGTTTTGAGTAATAAAAACTCATAACGAGTCAGATCTAAAAATTTATCGTGATATTGAATGCGGTTCGCTAACGCATCTACTACAAAGTGTGAGATATTTTTTGCTGGCTTAGCCATCTCAGCATGGTGCTCAGTCCGCCGTAAAATTGTTCTTACGCGGGTGACTACCTCACGCGGGCTAAATGGTTTAGTCACATAATCATCTGCGCCAATTTCTAAGCCTACAATTCGGTCAATCTCGTGATTACGTGCGGTGAGAAATAGCAGTGGGATTTGTGAAGTCTCCCGAATCTTTTTGCAAACATCAAAGCCTGACATGTCGGGTAAACCAACATCCAGCAACACAAAATCATAGCTGTGACGATTAAGCTCGATAAGCGCATCAGCGCCAAGCGATTTATGCGTGGCTTGCATGCCGATTTCTTTAAATGCGTAAATCAGCGTTTCCGCTATGGCAGGCTCGTCTTCTATGATTAGTACGTGTGACATGCGGCTATTTTAGATGAGAAACTTATTTTTATGTGATTTGGTTGTTTTTGTTGGTAGAATCAATCTGAGCATACCTCATGCTTGCCTTATTCTTAAATATAATCAAAAAATTGTTTAATCAAACACCTAACTTAATTGTTAGTACTGTAGAGATATAAAAACCTATGGAACATAACGTAACACTCATTACTACTATCGCGGCCGGGTTTGGCCTTGCTTTAATTTTTGGCTTTATTGCAGAGCGCTTGAAGTTATCAGCATTGGTGGGATACCTAGTGGCTGGTATTTTGATCGGGCCAGCGACCCCAGGGTTTGTTGCAGATGCGCATATCGCTTCTCAGCTGTCAGAAATCGGCGTGATGTTACTTATGTTTGGTGTTGGGCTTCATTTTTCAATTGAAGATTTAATGTCTGTGAAGCGCATCGCAATACCAGGTGCACTTGTACAAATGACGATTGCTACGCTACTCGGGATGTATGTTTCTAGTGTTTGGGGGTGGACTTTTGGTGAAGGGCTGGTATTTGGCCTGTCGTTGTCTTGTGCGAGTACCGTTGTGCTACTGAAGGCTCTAGAGTCTAGAAATTTGATGAAAAGCATCAATGCCAAGATTACGATTGGTTGGCTAGTGGTGGAAGATTTAATTACGGTATTGGTACTGGTACTTTTGCCGCCGTTAGCTAGCTTGCTGGGCGGCACTGCATTAGGCAATGAGTCAGTTTCAATTTGGCACACCATAGGCATGACACTGCTACAAGTCGCGGCATTTATCGTGATTATGCTTGGTGTAGGTAAGCGCTTATTGCCTTGGATGTTATGGCACGTTGCAAAAACAGGCTCACGCGAACTATTTACACTTGCGGTGATATCCGCTGCAATAGGCATTGCTTATGGTGCTTCTGCACTTTTCAATGTCTCGTTTGCACTAGGCGCATTCTTTGCAGGCATGGTGATGCGGGAGTCGGAATTTAGCCACCGAGCAGCGCAAGAGTCACTTCCATTAAGGGATGCTTTCGCTGTGCTTTTCTTTGTGTCAGTCGGCATGCTGTTCCAGCCGTCTATTTTAATTGATAAGCCGATGAGTGTGCTGGCAGTTGTTGCTGTGATTGTGGTCGGAAAATCTGTGGCTGCAATGGCGATTACATTAGCGTTCCGCTACCCGCTTAATACTGCACTAGTGGTTGCCGCGAGTCTTGCACAAATTGGCGAGTTCTCTTTTATATTGGCAGGTTTAGGCGTGTCGCTCGGTATTCTCCCTGCTGAAGGCATGAGTTTAATTCTGGCAGGAGCATTAATTTCTATCGCCATTAACCCCTTGCTATTCTCACTGATTGAACCCTTTAAAAAATGGTTGATTGGCCGTTCTCGTTTGGCAAGCGAGTTGGAGAAAAGAGCAGATCCTTATGCTGAGCTGCCAATGAGTACTGAGCGTAAATATTTAGAAGGGCAGGTAGTGCTGGTTGGATATGGCCGAGTTGGCCGTCGCATTGCTGAAGAATTGAAAGAACGCGATATTCCTTTTGTCGTAGCAGAACAAAACCGAGAGGTTGTTGAGGGGCTAAGAAAGAAAGGCATTCCTGCCGTTTCTGGTAATGCATCAGAGCCTAGTGTGTTGATTCAGGCGCACATTGCCAATGCTGCAATGCTGGTGGTGGCAACACCAGATACCATTGATGTACGCAAAATGGTGGATACAGCCAAAGCCCTGCGCCCTGAGATTAGGATTGTGTTAAGAACCCATAATGAAGATGAGTCTGAGTTGCTACGTAAAGATAACCTAGGCACGGTCTTTTATGGGGAAGAAGAGTTGGCGATAGGGATGTCTAAATTTATCGTGAATCAGTTTGCGCCTAAGTAGCTGTCTAGATTATTTTTAAAGTAGTCAAATCTGAGAGGCTGGTTTCGGCACAAAGCTGACGTTCAACGTTTGAATTAAGGGGCTGGCTTTAGCCAGTCCCGCTTGAATGATGGGTTAGGTATCAAAGTTTGATGCCTTCATTTTTTGTAGATTTGAACAAAAATTTAACTATTAGAAAGAGTCCTAATGAACAAATATTAGCAAAAAATAATAGATACCAAAAAAGATTGCCTCTGTTAGGCGGAGACAGCCAACCCCAGCTTGGGTCATTGGGGTTATAAAACACCTTGATTTTAGTGCCAGTTTTATATGATAGGCTTATTGCTTGAATTTTACTTTCATTGCCATGGCACTTTAATGTACCGAATGAATTGAATTTTTTCTGCACTATTTCAAACTCATAACTTAATCCTAAACAATGCAGTGTGTTAAATTTGCTTTTCAACTCAAAAGTCCGAGTTGATTTTATTGTGGCAAATGTACTTGGCCAATTATCAGAATCTCTCTCGTTGTTATAAATGTGTAAACAGCATAAAACACCAAAAACATTCAGTATTACAAAGTAGAGCACTAAACAAATATTAATAGCTTTCATTTGCCAACAAAATACCTAACAGTAATTATAGAGACGAAGCAATCCTGTTTCACCGATTGTAAACTATTACCTTTTTCACTACCACTATTGGAGTTAAGCTTGGTAGCTCGAAGGAACTTGGGTCCAATACGCGAGTTTTCTCATGCGCAGCCGCAGCCGCGGCTACATGGCCTTGTGGTGAATACGGTAAAAAACTGTTGCATGATTAAAGTAAGCACTCAAATATAAAAACCACTTAGCTTGCCATTATGATCAATTCGATTGATAATAAGAACGAACGTTCTTTTCAATGATAATTATACATAAATACAGGATATTCACACATGACTGATTTCAATAAAGTGCATGAGTCTGATATTGAGAAACTGGGACAGCTAAGAGACTACTTTTCTACCTATCGCTCGTTGCCAAGTTACAGCTACATGCAAACACTGTTAAAAGTGAAATCAAAAAATACGGTTGCTCAATTGGTTGCTCGCTTGAAATTGATGGGGTTTCTGGAGATTGCTCCGGACAAAAAATTAAGCCCAGGGAAGCGCTTCTTCGAGCGCCCTCTCTCAAGCAATACGGTGCAAGCCGGTGGATTTACTGCAACCTATAATGATGGTGTAGATTACATTACGATTGACGAGTATCTCGTAAAAAAACCCTCAGTCACTGAATTAATTCCAGTTAAAGGTGACTCAATGAAAGACCTAGGTATCTTGGATGGAGATACTGTTATTGTCGAAAAAAGACCTTTTGCCAATATTGGCGATATCGTTGTTGCTATCATTGATGATAAATTCACCATCAAGACCTTGGGCAAAGAAAAAGATATGTTTGTACTTATCCCGGCCAATAAAGACTTTGACATCATCCGACCTAAAGAGCAATTTGCAATCTATGGTGTTGTTGCCGGACAGTTTAGGAGTTACTAGCAATACTGTCGATGCAACACACTAGAAACTGAAAGATGGAGCTCAATTTGAAAACGTTATCGATAATCGTATTTTTACTAGCTTTGTCCGGTTGTAGCAGCATACCGACTGGGGATCGCGACAATTGGATAGGACATACAGAATCGGGAGAAGCTTCTTTTTATGATGACAAATTTCAGAATCGAAAAACGGCTAGCGGAGAGCGGTATCACCATAGTTTAAAAACAGCGGCTCATAACAGAATCCCTTTTGGTTCAAGTGTAAAGGTAACGAACAAGAGTAATGGCAAAAGCGTCGTTGTGAAAGTAAATGATCGTGGCCCTTTCGCAAAAGGTCGAGTTATTGATCTTTCAAAGTCTGCATTCAGTAGTATTGGCAACCTGACTTCTGGTGTGATAAAGGTTAGTATAGAAGTTGTACAGTAGTACATAACAATTCGTTCAAGCTTGACGCCGTTTCGCGGCAGAACTT from Methylotenera sp. L2L1 includes:
- a CDS encoding LexA family protein, coding for MTDFNKVHESDIEKLGQLRDYFSTYRSLPSYSYMQTLLKVKSKNTVAQLVARLKLMGFLEIAPDKKLSPGKRFFERPLSSNTVQAGGFTATYNDGVDYITIDEYLVKKPSVTELIPVKGDSMKDLGILDGDTVIVEKRPFANIGDIVVAIIDDKFTIKTLGKEKDMFVLIPANKDFDIIRPKEQFAIYGVVAGQFRSY
- a CDS encoding septal ring lytic transglycosylase RlpA family protein, which codes for MKTLSIIVFLLALSGCSSIPTGDRDNWIGHTESGEASFYDDKFQNRKTASGERYHHSLKTAAHNRIPFGSSVKVTNKSNGKSVVVKVNDRGPFAKGRVIDLSKSAFSSIGNLTSGVIKVSIEVVQ
- the creC gene encoding two-component system sensor histidine kinase CreC, which gives rise to MKIFLGYFLLVGLAAWFVLTIFVDEVKPGVRQAMENTLVDTANVLASLASNEVKTGTIQTGNFSQAIKQYLSNPNTANIWGVHKDSTDYRIYITNTQGIVIYDSANIALGHDYSRWNDVYLTLRGKYGVRSSPVVAGDEHGDSIMYIAAPIKDGKKIIGSLTVAKPNRTLLPFIERAQLKIMRWGLLLFVLSLAIGMLFTWRFTRAIHRLRDYAIAVAQGKKASNPSSSNDELAELANAMQSMRHELDGKQHVQDAIHQITHELKSPITAIQAASELMSPDMPAADQQRFLGNIQTQSLRLQKMIQNILGLAALEHQQQLAHRTSVHMKDLITDQMQLLKDKASKRGIQFELLASDDGIFEGDRFLLSQAINNLLENALDFSPNQSTIIIQLEREQNHLVLSIKDQGSGIPEFAIDKIFDKFYSLPRPEYSTSAGQKSTGLGLNFVKEVVLLHGGTLTVGNAQEGGAKATITF
- the creD gene encoding cell envelope integrity protein CreD → MNRPFFLKVLGIFLLTVLMSWAVSYVNSLIIERQTRQADVKRNIAQSSAGTQTIIGPVLAVPYTEEYIEYNEEFNATGTKVLTPISKRESSIAYYLPENLELTGGFSNEYKKLGIYKALMYQLGGKVTGNFKLPANLNIYPAHEDGKVTFQPAYIALGISDTRGITGQPNFTWNNQALKFEQGSSIESLGNGIHVTIGVITAETAQNIPFEFNLNLRGMENFNFSPIAENNKISLQSSWRHPHFSGSFLPDAATQKITPAGFEAHWEISSLSSSNQAALTNTLAKRWDAATANSNKSMTDAGSQLESLSVSFVEPINVYSQADRATKYGLLFIGLTFAGFFIFEILKRLRIHPAQYTLVGLSMALFYLLLISFSEHIGFAWSYLAASLSCVVLLGYYLSHVLKSKMHGFMFSTMLITLYGALYGILASEDNALLMGTLLVFGLLALTMVVTRKVDWYQIGSIDNN
- the ybaL gene encoding YbaL family putative K(+) efflux transporter is translated as MEHNVTLITTIAAGFGLALIFGFIAERLKLSALVGYLVAGILIGPATPGFVADAHIASQLSEIGVMLLMFGVGLHFSIEDLMSVKRIAIPGALVQMTIATLLGMYVSSVWGWTFGEGLVFGLSLSCASTVVLLKALESRNLMKSINAKITIGWLVVEDLITVLVLVLLPPLASLLGGTALGNESVSIWHTIGMTLLQVAAFIVIMLGVGKRLLPWMLWHVAKTGSRELFTLAVISAAIGIAYGASALFNVSFALGAFFAGMVMRESEFSHRAAQESLPLRDAFAVLFFVSVGMLFQPSILIDKPMSVLAVVAVIVVGKSVAAMAITLAFRYPLNTALVVAASLAQIGEFSFILAGLGVSLGILPAEGMSLILAGALISIAINPLLFSLIEPFKKWLIGRSRLASELEKRADPYAELPMSTERKYLEGQVVLVGYGRVGRRIAEELKERDIPFVVAEQNREVVEGLRKKGIPAVSGNASEPSVLIQAHIANAAMLVVATPDTIDVRKMVDTAKALRPEIRIVLRTHNEDESELLRKDNLGTVFYGEEELAIGMSKFIVNQFAPK
- the creB gene encoding two-component system response regulator CreB, which produces MSHVLIIEDEPAIAETLIYAFKEIGMQATHKSLGADALIELNRHSYDFVLLDVGLPDMSGFDVCKKIRETSQIPLLFLTARNHEIDRIVGLEIGADDYVTKPFSPREVVTRVRTILRRTEHHAEMAKPAKNISHFVVDALANRIQYHDKFLDLTRYEFLLLKTMINQPQRVFSRNQLMDIVWVNAENTLERTVDAHIKTLRAKLREVNAESDVIVTHRGMGYSLLN
- a CDS encoding M23 family metallopeptidase; the protein is MKKLYLLFFIAIIVACNIKPKGIISVEAATPLDWNQHSFWHYPWGKSGVHKGIDIFAKHGTPVLSSIGGLVIFTGNIDMGGKVVAVLSPQWQVHYYAHLQAINTTPLSWASQDWSSRQLRECCGQTATFTL